The genome window GCATATAATCAAACACTCTGCGCCATATACTTTAGTGTCTGATCAATGAATGATCTCAATGAACAACAAAAGGCCCAAATCAGCTGTAATATCTACTGCAAACTACAACTATTTACCCTGTGTTTTGTAGCATACACTTACCTATAGGCTGATCACACtagtctgtgtttttctttctataatacattttacatgaaaatacattttatatgtcTGTTTCCTAACAAACGCAGAGCACTTGAGGACGGTAAAGCCTGACAGTCCATCAGTTGCGAGTTGCTGTGTCTTAACACACGGAGCAGCAGGTTTCAAGCTCAGGTCTTACTTTGTGCTGGGCGTAGACCATGGTGCCGTCATAGCGGCCTCTCTCAGACTGCAGGTTTCCTGTCCTGAGCTTCTGCACCAACATTCCCCCTGATGACACTGTGATCTGAACATGGACGAATGGAAACATGGGTGAGGAGTGGAGGAGCTGGGGTTGCTACAGGCATGATATAAAACCCAATTTCATATCATgtctatgtactgtattttaatgtgCACTGCATACAGTGGTGGAACATATCTAAGTATATTTAGtcaagtattttatttaaataatattttgagaTACATGAGTATTCCCATTTTTTGCTCCTTGATACTCTTTAGGACAGCACTTGaaaacttcttccaccgctgacTGTATATACGGTATAAATTCTTACAGTgaaataatgaatacattttttctgcAGCCTGTGAACCTGGAATGTTCTTTTTACTAATTTTCAGGATGTTTTCTGAGGGCATGTCTCATTGGTGTGACCAGCAGTGAACCATAGCCACAACCCAGCAGCCCAAACCcattaaatgttcattaaaaagatGGATTCTAACAATAGGAGTCTATAACTTCTATGAGGTAAGACAAACCTACAGCAGAGTAGATAGTAGGAGGGAAACAAACACAGGTTGTGTCTCTCAGACTCACCACTCTGGGATCTGCACTCTTCTCCAGCAAGGGAATGAGACTCTTGGTGAGAATGTAAACCCCTAGTGGacgattaaaaaaaataatttaaaaaatgtcataatCATCCGCATCTTTCTTTCTTATCAATGTTTTCTTCACACCTTTGACTCACCAAGGACGTTGGTGGCGAAGCTCTTCTCGAGCCCCTCAGCATTCACCTCCCTCTGACTCATGATGGCACCTGCGTTATTGATCTGCACAGATTACGACACATGAGACAATCAAGTTTTCTGACTTATATTGATCCAAAACGTATCAAAAAATGCCAGCACAAAACCTAAAGTCAACACGGACGCAGTGAACAACAGTAAAACTGAGCTAATAATCTGATTACACATTGCCATATATTTACAGATATGAAAATAGGTAACTCGTGTCACTCACCAGTACATTGAGGGCCTTGTACTTTCTCTTGAAGGCTTCAGCAAACTCCCCAACCTTCTTGGTCTCAGACAGGTCCAGGATGTGGACATAGACTTCCTGTAATGACACCAGCCATTTAGAATAATGAATAATGTCACGTCTGGGGAACCACAGTCTGtccagtgttttttaaaatgtctgttgaGAAGTGAGTCATACTGTACTTTATTTCCCGTCTCCTTGACGATATCAGCCCTCGCCTCCTCTGCCTTGTCCTTGTTCCTGCACACCATGTGGATCGTTCCACCTGTGACAAAGATGGCATTAGCATCATTCTTTACCAGCTGAGGAAAACAGTATCTGAACACGTTTACAAGGGTAGTAGAAGAGTGTTGGATTTATTGTCAACTGTGTGTGATGCATCCAACTTTATGCAATCAGTGTAGGAGCTGCAGTGGTGCACTGTTCCTGCTTGTCCACAGCCACTTTATTACAGCACACAGAATATCCGAAATATTCTTGCATTGAGTTTAGACCcatttcacaccactgtgtgatGGTACAAAAGAAAGAAgcattctaaaaaaaaaaaggtgcaaaCACTGATGCTCCCAGAAAGGTTTATGCAGTACAGCTAGACATTCTGAAATCTCTTTGTGTGTCCGCTTTTTTCAAGAACTGTTTCTGCCTTTTTCCCACCGTACCTGATATATTTTATTGGAATATGAATGCATTGTAGTTTTGATTTACCGTTTAAAGGGAAATGTGTAAGGGCTAATGGTTTTTACCTGGATGCACtgaatgtttttactttattgtaGTGTGTGGAACGTAGAATCCAGGAGATCAGGTGTGTTAGTAGTTGGTGCCATAAAagacaagaacaatgctgtgcAAGTTTTATATGTGACGTTCAAATAGATATATCTGTGTATTTCTCCTAGGAAAACGCGGGTTTGAACACAGTTCCCAAATATACAGTTATGGtaatttaaaaagtacagtacCATAGCTAAGTCATTGTTTAGTGAACCCATATGCCATTATAACAATCACTATAGATAACTGTAAGGAAGCTGGGGATATAGTAATCCATAACCCGGGCCTGGGCTATATCATGAAGGGTTTATTGTTACTCCATGGTGTTGGGTTAATGTACTGTAAGTATGAGGCCAACTGTTACCTGAGCTTTTTGCAGAGCTGATGGTTTGTATAATCCAAAATGGTAAAGACAATTTGTACAACTACTGCTGTCATCACTACAATTACTCCTCCTAATAATAGTGGCATTACGAATACCTTTTACTATGTATAAATATCACTCACAacacatgttttgtgtttgtcttcataTATGAGTGGATTTGCTGAAAAACAGGCAGTAGGATTGGTACCTCTCTTAGCGATGGCCATGGCAGTGGCTTTCCCAATGCCACTGTTGGCTCCTGTTATCATGAAGGCGCGTCCAGCCATGGACACCTCCAGGTCCTTCTCCACAAACCTCTTGGAGGTTGACAGGAAGGCATTCCTGCAGGACACGAACATTTACTACATTATATTCATACAAGTATCCATGCATCAGCGGTATAGCTCTGCCTCAGGGCTCAGCTGAGTGAGGCTGGGATGACACTTTATATATTGAGATTAAAGGGGTCAAAATGAGATTCAGTGCAGAGCGACAGCAATGAAATAAAGGCAGgtctgagagagaaagtgtgcgtgtgtgtgtgtgtgtgtgtgtgtgtgtcagaaaggGTCAGTGTTCGAGGTCAGCCTGGTTACTGTACGTCTCTTCACAGCTTTACTGTACAGATACAATGAAGACGAGAGTGTGCCTGGCATCATCTCTTATGAGAAGGGGTTTGGGGTGAGACTACCGACGGTGACAACAggatcggtgtgtgtgtgtgtgtgcgtgtgtgtggcaCCAAGGACTTCAATTCCCCCCATTGTCCTGGATGCCATTGTTGAGGGCGGCTGAGGGGGGGGGATAAAGGGGGCAGGGAGGTGGGTAATACTGAGGCAAAATGCCCGCTCTGTTCGATGGTGTCATGCAGAGAGCTATTAGAGCAGGGTCAGAGCGGGTTACCGGGCAGCTCTCTGGCAGAAAAGAtaacacagaacaaaggggAGATGGGAAACAATCACAAAAGCACCTCTTCAGACAACTTGGCTTGCTGTATACTGATGAGGAAAGGCGCCTTAGGGCTGCAATAGATCAGATAGGACTGATAAAGCATTACAGCCCCGTTGTAGTTGGACAACTGACTTATGGGCTTACATGGCTCCTGCTGTGTCACTGTAAACTTTACTCAATTCATATATCAATGATGTTCAAAGAGGCGCTGCAGTTCCATTCTGTGATGCATCGCTGTAGTGGCAACCAAAAGGTCGGTAAACTAAAACCTCCAGTCAGTGTTCATCAACCAccagcagaaacaaacaccaGCTGCATTTTCACCAATACATGAAGTTATACATCTTAGCCCTTTCAAAGATCCAGCCCTTATATAACCTTTGACCTACCCAACCTCATAGAAACTCATAGAACCTATATATTTCAGTTAGATACTACTTAAAATTACAGCTGCAaataacaatcattttcattatagattaatctggAAATTCATTTTTGGATTAATGGATTCATCATTTGGcctgttaaatgtcagaaaatagtgaataatgccaacaatttcccagagctcaaagtgacgtcttcaggtgtcatgttttgttcgaccaacagtccaaaacccagtttataatgacataaaacagagaaaagcagcaaatcctcacatgtgAAGTTGgaatcagcaaatatttggcatttctgcttgaataATAtctcaattatcaaaatagttgcgaTTCCATTTCTGTTGCTCAACTAATTGATAAATCGACTTGTACCactcatttcagctctacttatCATGGCGTTAACTTGCATAAGAAAGTTCTTCAAAATCTTGAAGAAAGTCTTTGAATGAACAGGCCTGACAGCAGTTTAGTTGGGTTTTcctgtttcacttcatttcaaTTCTACTCTATCTCTACCCTATCTCTTAGGATCTCTACATATAGACAACCATACtgatatttacatgttttattttaaataagcaGAAACTCAATTTATGgcattagaaataaaaaaatattatataggGACacaacatatatattttttcacaagAAGCAAActacttttaaatgtaaatttgagGCCCATATTGGCAACTTTTCAAATTAGGCAATTAGAGTATAAAGATATGAATGTCACATTTATTAATTTGGTGTTAGAATGGTGCCTGTTAACGTTAAATATGGTAGCACTTAACTCAAAGAGCCCTGTATGTTTACTCCCATTAGAATCAGCAATACAATAAAATCACAATCAAATCATGAGGCAAAGTATTCAATCTTTAGTTTTTCTTCCATATTGAGTTTCTTAAATTATACTGTGCATATGATGAGCTTATGATGCATTATTCGCATCGCTTCCAGCAAAGTTATTATTGTGaactaaactgaaataataataactaaattgtccctccacacacacacacacacacacacacacacactagggaGGATGCACACAGGACGCAGAAGTAGGTCACAGACTCTCTCTGCAGTGATCAGTGTCTCAGCAGGATACAGGAGCAGATGAAGACACCTTACCTGGTGAACTCGGTCACTCCCTTCAGGAACCAGGCGGAGTTGCGGTACAGAGACATGGTGCTGCTCTGGAAGCCTCTCGCTGCGCTGAGCTCTCTCCTCCGCTTTTACGCTGGACCAAAACCACGTGTAGCTCCACTGAATTAACATCAGTGGGCGACAGCTCCACCGGCCACCCAGCGACGGGACGGATGCATTAGTTCAGTGTTATTTAACCTACAAACATATAATATCCCATTTGTGGTCCTAATGCCTTCCTTTAGACAGGGTGTGGTAGGCTTACCCACGCTGTAATATCCCTGCCGTTTGGTAACGTTATTCCTGCAGTATGTGCACTTTCTTAGGGGTTTATTCTTTGGTGTTTAACGTGACATATCCCATGTAAATAAAATGGCCCGCTCCAGCTCCTAAGGGGCTTGTggtaaaacatgaaatgtaactcatacacaataaaacatagctgacagagacagatatgGAAGCAGAACCTACATGTCAACAGAAATGCTAGCTCCAGCTCCTGCGCAAATCTAGCTAGTTAGTTAGCTTGGTTTACCGGAACTGTAAGCTAGCAGTGTTTAGTTAAAAATCACTTTATAAGTGctgtcagcgcgttcgtttatttgcaaaagaaaagtctggagagaagctattccttaatttggcatttattaaagaaatggaggatcaaaagcatcttgtacaaggatcttttctatt of Siniperca chuatsi isolate FFG_IHB_CAS linkage group LG7, ASM2008510v1, whole genome shotgun sequence contains these proteins:
- the dhrs12la gene encoding DHRS-12_like_SDR_c-like domain-containing protein, whose protein sequence is MSLYRNSAWFLKGVTEFTRNAFLSTSKRFVEKDLEVSMAGRAFMITGANSGIGKATAMAIAKRGGTIHMVCRNKDKAEEARADIVKETGNKEVYVHILDLSETKKVGEFAEAFKRKYKALNVLINNAGAIMSQREVNAEGLEKSFATNVLGVYILTKSLIPLLEKSADPRVITVSSGGMLVQKLRTGNLQSERGRYDGTMVYAQHKRQQVVMTEQLAKTHTNIHFSVMHPGWVDTPAVANAMPDFHSSMKDSLRTPEQGADTVLWLAVSEAAATNPSGRFYQDRNMVSTHLPLAWTHSSPLEEQKLMSLLEDLAKTFQPH